One stretch of Patagioenas fasciata isolate bPatFas1 chromosome 9, bPatFas1.hap1, whole genome shotgun sequence DNA includes these proteins:
- the LOC139828672 gene encoding olfactory receptor 14A16-like, with product MELEKASAEFYLLTIMSYDRYIAICKPLHYGTLLGSRACVHMAAAAWATGFVNALLNTANTFSLPLCKGNALGQFFCEIPQILKLSCSHSYLRELGILVVSVWLGFGCFVFIVVSYVQIFRAVLRIPSEQGRHKAFSTCLPHLVVVSLYVSTGMFAHLKPPSISSPSLDLVVSVLYSVVPPAVNPLI from the exons ATGGAACTGgagaaag cttcagcagaattttaccttctcaccatcatgtcctatgaccgctacattgccatctgcaaacccctgcactacgggaccctcctgggcagcagagcttgtgtccacatggcagcagctgcctgggccactgggtttgtcaatgctctgctgaacacggccaatacattttcactgccactgtgcaagggcaatgccctgggccagttcttctgtgaaatcccccagatcctcaagctctcctgctcacactcctacctcagggaacttgggattcttgtggttagtgtctggttaggatttgggtgttttgtgttcatcgtggtgtcctatgtacagatcttcagggccgtgctgaggatcccctctgagcagggacgccacaaagccttttccacctgcctccctcacctggtcgtggtctccctgtacgtcagcactggcatgtttgcccacctgaagcccccgtccatctcctccccatccctggatctggtggtgtctgttctgtactcggtggtgcctccggcagtgaaccccctcatctaa